GCCTGAGCGCCTATGAGGACCTACTCGCCGAGTCGAAGGCAGATCAGGCTGCCAAAAAGGGGCTCGAACTCACCATCCCGATGACCAAACGCCTCGGCAACACGGTTATCGAAGCGAGCGGACTCCGCAAAGGATACGGAGACAAATTGCTGATCGAAGATCTGACATTCATGCTCCCTCCGGCTGGCATCGTTGGCGTTATCGGCGCCAACGGAGCCGGGAAGACAACCCTATTTCGCATGATTACGGGTCAGGAACAACCCGACGGCGGTGAGCTCACGGTCGGCGAGACGGTCGATCTCGCCTACGTTGATCAGTCACGAGACACGCTTGACCCGAACCTCACGGTGTACCAGCAAATAACCGATGGCAAGGACATCATTACCATCGGCGGCCGGGAAATGAACGGACGTGCCTATGTTGCGTCGTTCAACTTCAAAGGGTCCGATCAGCAGCAGAAAGTCAGCGAGTTGTCCGGTGGCGAACGTAACCGGGTTCACCTGGCACGGATGCTCAAAACTGGTGGCAACGTCCTCTTGCTCGATGAGCCAACCAACGACCTCGACGTCGACACGTTGCGGGCTCTTGAGGATGCGCTTGAGTCGTTCCCCGGCTGTGCCGTAGTCATCACCCATGACCGTTGGTTCCTCGACCGGATCGCCACTCACGTACTCGCCTTTGAAGGTGATTCCGTGGTTCGCTGGTTCGAGGGTGGCTTCACCGAATATGAAGATCGCCGCCACGAAGAACTCGGAGCGGCCGCCGATCAGCCGCATCGCATCAAGTACAAGCCACTCGCTCACTAGCCAACGCCCCTTTCGTCCAAGGCGTGTGCTGACGGTTCGAAATCGGTGGTCCTCGGCGTTCAGGCGACTCAGTCCTCTTCGACGTCCTCACGACGGATTCCCAGGACGAACAAGATGGCATCGAGGTACGGGACACTTACCGACGTATCGGCTGCCTCCTGAACGATCGGTTTTGCGTTGAACGCCACCCCCAAGCCCGCCGTGGCAAGCATGTCGAGATCGTTGGCCCCATCGCCCACCGCCACAGTCTGTTCAAGCGGGACGCCTTCGCGGTTGGCGAGTTCGACGAGTAGCTCCGCCTTGCGCTTTCGATCGACGATTGGCCCGATCAACTGGCCGGTAAGCACGCCATCCACGATCTCCAATTCGTTGGCGAATACGTGGTCGATTCCGAGTTCGGCGCCCACCTTGTCAACGAAGAACTGAAAACCGCCAGAAACCGCAGCCGTGGTGTACCCGAGACGACGGAGCGTCCTGACGAACGTTCGCGCCCCAGGCGTCAGCCGCACCCTTGCCTGCGCCCGGTCGAGGGCGGCCTGATCCAAGCCGGCGAGCAGCGCTACCCGAAGCCGGAGAGATTCGGTGAAATCGAGCTCACCCGCCATGGCACTGGCCGTGATGGCGACCACCTCATTCTGAACGCCGGCCTCGTCGGCCAGCAGATCGATGATCTCATCCTGGATAAGGGTGGAGTCCACATCGAGGAAAACAAGGCGCTTGGCACGACGACCAAGCCCTTCCCGCTGGATGGCCACATCAACCCCATGGCGGACCGAGGACTGCAATAGACGGGACCGCATGTCTCCGGCGTCGCCGCCCGAGACTATGAGTTCATAGCTGAAGACCGGCGTTCGCGATAGTTGGGCGATCCGGTCGATATTGCCCCCACCGCCGGCAATGGCATCGGCCACCCCGGCTAGGGCCGCCGCGGACAACTCGCGGCCGAGAACGGTTACCGCATGACGCACGGGACTCGGGGGCGGGCTGACCTCCGCTTCGACGACCTCGAACTCGATCGACATCGACTTCTGCCAGCCGTAGTAGAGCAGGTCTTTGACCGTTGAGGCACTCTCGGGGATGTCGACGAGCAGGCTCAGGTTGAGCCGATCGTGGACCACGGTCTGTTCCATATCCAGAACTTCCGCACCGGCCGACGCCAGGATCTCCAACAACCCGAAGGTGATTCCGGGCCGATCGGTGCCGGTTACATGAACAAGGATCGACTTCGACATTCCGCCAGGCTAGTGCGCAAGTCGGCGGGCTCAGACACGCGCCGGCGCCCGAACCCGCGGGGCGCCGATCCGAATTGGGAGCCCCTAGGTGACGCCGAATCGTGGAGTACGGCACCGGATGAACGCCGACTCACCCTGACCGACCATGCAAGGTACCGGGACATCTGTCTGCTGGCGGAGCGGAGCGGCCAGGTTGGTTGTGACGAATGAAAGCGGAACAAACGTGGCCGATGCGGCCGAGGCAGGGGTTCCAGGATCAATGCACAACGAGAGTGAACCATCATTGTTCTTCACGAGGTAGCTACCCGCCGGGATCGCCGAACCGTTGTAGGTGTCGACGACAGTGCCAGGGCCCACGATCCCGGTTACCGGCGTGGGAACCGCCCGACAATCTTCGGCCGGCACCGCCCCCAACACCACGTTGCCAAATCCGAACGTGTTGTCCTTGCCCTTGGGGCCGAGGTCCAACGAATAGTCCTGGAGTGCCTGCACGACCCGATCG
This is a stretch of genomic DNA from Acidimicrobiia bacterium. It encodes these proteins:
- the serB gene encoding phosphoserine phosphatase SerB; this encodes MSKSILVHVTGTDRPGITFGLLEILASAGAEVLDMEQTVVHDRLNLSLLVDIPESASTVKDLLYYGWQKSMSIEFEVVEAEVSPPPSPVRHAVTVLGRELSAAALAGVADAIAGGGGNIDRIAQLSRTPVFSYELIVSGGDAGDMRSRLLQSSVRHGVDVAIQREGLGRRAKRLVFLDVDSTLIQDEIIDLLADEAGVQNEVVAITASAMAGELDFTESLRLRVALLAGLDQAALDRAQARVRLTPGARTFVRTLRRLGYTTAAVSGGFQFFVDKVGAELGIDHVFANELEIVDGVLTGQLIGPIVDRKRKAELLVELANREGVPLEQTVAVGDGANDLDMLATAGLGVAFNAKPIVQEAADTSVSVPYLDAILFVLGIRREDVEED